ATAGCGCAGTAAAAGCAAAGGGTGTGAACTGGAGGTTGGGGAGGTACCGCACTTTGACACCAGAGGCAGtggtttgctttgctttgttatACTTAAGAAGTTACATAATACCCGGCtgaaaattgaattaaattaaaatatattaacttTTACTTCTGTAGATGCATTTATGTAAATTCACTGACTGACATTTGTTAATTGATGTTAGCAGACTCTGATTTTCATCTaattatatttatgtgtttgttttcatagcTGCAACGACTCCTCAGACTACAAGTGAGTTGAAATTTAAATAATCTTTTAGTCATTTGTTCATACTCTTAACAGGTCAGTCTTACAATCAGTAGCTCAAAGCAGTTTTATACTTCAAGATTATACCTATTTCCTCTGGATTACAGTTTATACCACTGCTGTATGATTGTTTGTTAGCAGGAATGAGTAACTTTGAATAGAAGATGTTAGCTGCAGCTTATGTCAAGTTAAATTTCAAGTTATTTGTCCCTTTTTAGGgtttgaaatatatagtgacTATAAAATGACAGCACACAGTATAAAGTATTATAcatgaatttattattaaaactgTTATAGTAGTACACAATTTACATCCCATGAGAGTGTTTAGTGTTACAGTGCGTTCATACAGCACAGCAAAAGCAAAGGCTGTGAACTAGAGGTTGGGGAGGTACTGCACTTTGCCAACAGAGGCAGtggtttgctttgctttgttatACTTAACAAGTTACATAATACCAGGCtgaaaattgaaataaattaaatttatattaacttttacttctgtagatgcatttatgtaaatttaatgacatttgttAATTGATGTTAGCGGACTCTGATTTTTATCCaattatatttatgtgtttgttttcatagtTCCGACGACTACTGTGATTACGGTGACAAGTAAGTTGAAGGTTAAATAATCTTTTAGTCATCTGTTTATACAGTAGCTCAAAGCAGTTTGTACTTCAAGATTATACATATTTCCTCTGGATTACAGCTGATACCACTGCTGTATGATTGTTTGATTGTTAGCAGGAATAAGAAGTTTTGAACAGAAGATGTTAGCTGCAGTTTATGTCAAGCTAAATTTCAAGTTATTTGTCCCTTTTAAGGttttgaaatatatagtgacGATAGAATGACagcacacagtatacagtattgtACATGAATGTATTACTATACATTTACTTTATACATTACCAGAGGCAAtggtttgctttgctttgttatACTTAACAAGTTACATAATACCAGGTTGACAAATAGCTGACATTTTGACTTCAAATGTCCCACTAAGCAAAGCCAGTGAGCCTTTGAGAAAATGCTGTCTTTTCTAATGTTTTCAATGACATCTGTTCTATTCCTGCTATGACATACCAAAACgtttaatgtgaaaaaggtGTATTCTGTTTGGTCGGTATATTggatttaaaggtcacctattatgcaaaatgcactgttccatgtcttttaaacatcaatatctgtccccagtgtgtctacaggtcaccatagtGTCGTAAAAGACCatcctttctctttttctcctgctccgtttgtccggaaatgggtgtcgaaaatcACTTTGCAgcttttcctttctcttctgacgtcattagagaattgcAAGCCATGGGTTGGTTGAACCAGAGAACGCGCAGCTAggtgaccccgccccacagcgcgtcactctGTGTAATCCACAACCGAACTTGACCAAAGTAGCCCCTACTGTTAGTCtccaagaaccagcagaacaggcttcatgtactcccatcatctaaatataacatgttctttcacaaaggctttatgtaattacactgtttaaacagctgatatttatatattatatatatttgatgtcatgcatgtagaagagtacagtaGTTTACAGtagaagtttctggtttataaactttaaagtggttttatAAACTTTTCCTAGCTGCTTCCCCCTCCCTGCAGAgctacaggtagctctctccctctctgtgagGGGAGGGCGAGAGagtgctgtgttgttgaggacgtttgattgacagaaacgctgaccaatcagagcagagtgggaggagacaggctctgAATCAGCCTCTGTCAAACAGAGCCTCTGAGctggtatattcaggctgacagtatgagaagaataaagggttttgttgaacattgcagcatgtaaacatgttctagtgcaacattaaaatacatctatgaacctggaaatgagcataatatgagaacTTTAAAGAatccacaaaaacacaaataatgcaTAAAGCATATTTTGAATACAGGATTAAACATGGATATGATTGGTTAGGTTTGATAATCTggaaatgataaaacactgtgcAACCTTTGCCAATATGGCATTTGCCAATAACACCAATATGGGCATTCcatcttttcttaaaaatgtgGCGTCTTTTGTTCTTTCTAGGACCCCTCTACCCCATTGAGGGAACCAGAAACCCTACCCAACTTGATGGAAGTTCTCCTCGAATTCCCCTGCAACGACCCTTTGTGTATTTCGGACGGACTTATAATCAGATTTATGTATGTAAAAATAGTATTAGCATTTACTAaatccatttattttatttaatgaataaataagaatattgcaatattttatGAAACTAATAATACTTTGTTTAGCTTATACCTAAacagtaacactttataataactatcatttataaatggtaaattgatagtttattaaaatttagttaatagttactatactgttaacaaaccatgaaatgataattaataatgtttactcaTTATTAGAAATGCTATAATgtgttagtttaaaagtttattATTGTACACATTATAAacttttatatactatattaagtatttgttaatgattacgaaAGGATTTGTGAACCTTTCAGAAATTATTCTAAACAACtacaaacattacatagatagatagatcagaTATTTGTAATACTtttttaatggttaataattgatttgtaaaccatctatacaCATGATTTGGATGGcttttataaagttgcaactaattgttatatcttgttaaagggactatttgtaactttcagaaatgcttgttaacagcgacacctgtggccgtgaaatcaacgaaagccagcgttgggctcgcgcttgcttgctctaaatagacatgaatgagcatcgctcaaaacagtgaggagacacatgtcagctaaaaccacaatatcactctatatttcacctgcttggcagtaatgttagctgaccagacgaaggtctctccatgaacatgatttagatctgatcctagtgttggcttttcctgcctcagcgcaggctgaggcagcggggctctgcagcgagtctccctgctctctccgcccgcagccggagagagcagggagacaccggcaccggTCGGTAAAGAGACAACAACGTAACTCGTTGCAGAGCTTCGTCACTTCagaagacacgggaaacctctgttggtctggcggagctgcagcatttatttctgcccaaacgtccactgtacattcactagatattctcagagctaaactaactcttctgcagtgtggagtgagcgcgcgttcacgtctagacgtggagcgagctgagcgagaacgcgcgcgctgtctgagtgaaggcgagcgcgagcgcgagcgcgcatgtgtcccgacccggttcatttatacgcttaaaaaagttacaaacagtccctttaaatggttaataaatgctttgtaaagcatctaaaACCATTATCTAATTAGACAGTTAAtactatctatgtaatgtttataggtgttttacaaacaatttcttaaaattttagaaatcatttggtaataattaacaaatacttaatatagtacataaaatgttataatgtgtaccACAATAAACTGTTGATAAATACTTTAATAATGCGATccgaatgtaattgttatcgtctcctaTTAGctataatacaatatatgatttataaatttattatttcacatttttttcacaaaCTAATGactaaataacataaattatagcataaCTAATAATTGGTAAACATTATTGATTgtcatttaattgtttgttaacagtaaaataactattacaaagtttaattaactatcaatttaccatttataaatgatgtttattatgaagtgttaccatgcgtactaattcttttttttctagtaaGAACTTGTTTTCTTGTTTCCAGGTGAACAACAATGGACACCTCACCTTTAACAGTTCTTGGTATAGTTACATAGCTGAAAGGATTCCAGTGCGTGGATCCAGAGACTTCATCGCTCCATTCTGGACAGATTTTGACCACAGAGTAACTGGTCAGGTCATCTACAACCAATACACCAGTGGTAGTATCCTCGGACAAGCTACAGAAGACATTAATCGTTACTTCCCAGCGTTGAACTTCAGGGCCAACTGGGTCTTTGTTGCAACATGGTATCAGGTGGCTTACTATCCATTCACTGGAACAGTAAGTCATCTTGTTTTAAATGAGGAAACACATATGATGTGTATTTTACCTATTACTTTGtgtatttactataataaccacATGTAAATTTTTTTCAGCAAACAACGGTCCAAGCAGTCTTGATCTCTGGTGGCCAGTACTCATTTGTGCTGATGAATTATGGGATAATAGCCTTTACAACTCACGGTGTACAGGTTAGAGCCATTAAAATTATATGCATATACAATGTAAAAAGTTGCCATGCCTTATTTAAATCTGAATGTAGTAATggaaatgcacaaaaacaaaaagatttaACTACTTTTATCTATTTGACATCTATTTCCAGGCTGGATATGACACAGAAAACTCCACTCACCATTTCTCCATCCCTGGATCATTCTCTGACACTGCAACAGGCATTAATTCAACTTTCCCCCTGAGCAGCAATGTCAATGTAACCGGTCGCTGGGCTTTCCGGTTAGACGGAGGATTAAGAAACTGCACTTTCAAGGTTTTTTAATAATTCATCTGATTGTCTCAATGATTTCAGTCTTTGTACATATAACCATTTCCCTTTGATCAAGGGTCTACCCACCTCTGTCAACCATCAACATTAGTGTGCTTAACAAAGAAACTATCCTAAAACTTGCCTAAAATTGTCAAGTAACAAGTTATTTTGCAATACTGTAGAGAGAAGACCaaaacaacactacaatagTGGCTCTGTTTATCATCAGATTACTTTAAACTGGAAGAACGATTTGCTACTTTATTGTGCGACATGTATTGTGTGTAAAAACTGGTATTTTTTACCTTGACCCACCAACTGTGGTAGCAGCTGCCACACTTATAAGTGTCAGAATACTGCTGACTGTAGCCTCAGATTGTGCTTTTCACACCTTAAATACACAAAATTAACCCTATTTACATCTACTCTCCCCATGACACCTCCATTTTGTCCTGATTTTCTCTTATTAACACCATTTGtccattgtttttttctattgttttttctattttattaccTAATATTGTTATATACCGTCAATGTGTGTTACTGTACAATATGGCATGTGTTTATGAATGTGTTGCATATGTTtacaaagaaaatgaaatggACAATAGCATTTAAGATAAGTCAGACAAGGAAAGGGGAAACACACATCTCTGGTTCTTACCTTGTGCTCCAGTCTATTGCTAAAAGGAGATTTTTGACTATTGAATTTCAGGAAACATTTTAGCAAAGCTGCAAGCAACAAGATTGAGTGATAACTTGgtagaaaacaatgaaaatcgTGTTCCAAGCAGTGTAGCTATATcgttttacagtaaaaaaaaaaaaaaaaaattagcaaATCACATGACTACAATTTAGTGTGTGATAAGCtacacacagaacaatgacaattTCATTATCCAAGTCCACTCAGCAGccattttgtgttattaatgtaGCACATGCTaaattttaatcattttttatgcaTGTCTTTGTCTCACCTTTTGCAGGCTGGTGAGTCCTTCTGGACAGACGATTGCGCCAAGTACTGTGAATGCCATGGTCCCAATGACCTGCGCTGTTATGCTGCATCTTGCACCCCTACACAAGAGTGCACCATCAGAAACGGCCAGCTGGGCTGTTTTGATCCAATGTCTACTTGCACTGCATGGGGGGACCCACATTACATCACCTTTGATGGGGCAGTGGCTCATTTCCAGGGCACATGCTCTTACATCATTACTGAGAGTGTGAACCACGGCCCCAATGAAACACAGTTTCAGGTAGTAGCCACCAATAGTCACCGTGGCAACAACCGCGTGTCGTTTGTGTCAGCAGTGGATATATACCTCTCAAATCAAAGAGAGAGTGTGCATATCAGGATTGGACCCAACAATATAGTAAAGGTAAACCATTTATTACTTGAAGATGAACAACTTTCTAAATCGGTTTGGTGTAAACATACGTAACGACAAGTGCCTCCTCACCCTTCTTTATCTTTCTATAATCTTTCATCCTACCAGGTGAATGGAAGTGCCGTGTCTCTTCCCACAACTGCAGGAACCTTAGCTCAGGTGGTCAGACAGGGAGGCTACATAGTGGTCGATGCCATTAACTTGGTAGTCCACTTTGATGCCCGTAGTACTTTACTGGTCAGAGTACACTATCACTGTCAAAATAGAGTCACCGGGATGTGTGGAAACCTCAACAGTGATCCTGCAGATGACAAAGTCTTGCCCAATGGCACATTGGCACAAAATGACAATCACTTTGGACACAGCTGGATTTCACCCACAAGCCAACCAGGGTGAGCTGAACTTGTAGGGTATTCCACGCACAAAGTGGCGTCAAAATATCATCAGTTAACAATCTTTCACTAcataaagaaacaacaacacacttatTACAGAAACATATGTTGTGGCAAAATAAACAAAGTGAGCCCAAGTATTAAACGTATAATGTCTTTTCTAGATGTGGATCCACCGATGATGTGATTGGTGATGGACTGGACAACTGTCGATTTAGGGCAGAATACTCTC
The genomic region above belongs to Sebastes fasciatus isolate fSebFas1 chromosome 20, fSebFas1.pri, whole genome shotgun sequence and contains:
- the LOC141758004 gene encoding alpha-tectorin-like, which gives rise to MAGQIMLPVLLLGMITTTTAMIPAITATTPQTTIPTTTVITVTRPLYPIEGTRNPTQLDGSSPRIPLQRPFVYFGRTYNQIYVNNNGHLTFNSSWYSYIAERIPVRGSRDFIAPFWTDFDHRVTGQVIYNQYTSGSILGQATEDINRYFPALNFRANWVFVATWYQVAYYPFTGTQTTVQAVLISGGQYSFVLMNYGIIAFTTHGVQAGYDTENSTHHFSIPGSFSDTATGINSTFPLSSNVNVTGRWAFRLDGGLRNCTFKAGESFWTDDCAKYCECHGPNDLRCYAASCTPTQECTIRNGQLGCFDPMSTCTAWGDPHYITFDGAVAHFQGTCSYIITESVNHGPNETQFQVVATNSHRGNNRVSFVSAVDIYLSNQRESVHIRIGPNNIVKVNGSAVSLPTTAGTLAQVVRQGGYIVVDAINLVVHFDARSTLLVRVHYHCQNRVTGMCGNLNSDPADDKVLPNGTLAQNDNHFGHSWISPTSQPGCGSTDDVIGDGLDNCRFRAEYSQLCSVITNSSGPFSACHPHSDPQPFFSSCVYDLCLYTKANGILCSDVAAYEKTCSVLGLNISDWRSALYCPESDPCDQLDCAEHEWCGEKDGVYGCFCDEHHHRPNNMSYDSSISCNNSSGTMSVSRCQLFEAGFHPGALHLQDHSCNGTVEDGRLVFHFNNEDKLCGTTLRSNGTHFTYANVIQGDVDTHGSPISRERNIHLRFCCEYPLWQALSMDVGINPVESIVRKKLPSGRGRCYVRMIPYQDSGFRYPMTTNMNIDMEIDQRLYVELRTEGVDGRQISTVVESCWATPSNVTSSPVRWDLITEMQKSYCNFILS